A single region of the Streptomyces sp. NBC_00236 genome encodes:
- a CDS encoding Gfo/Idh/MocA family protein, protein MPEIPEVSRRLVLGGTLATGALAVGLGSAASASAAPGSAAASLLTESAVPRRAAGQKSMVNVPFEPHETVRVGVIGLGNRGSGMTTGWSVIPGCVVTAVCDIRADRAQRTADRLVTAGKPRPREFGGSDGSYAEMLKRDDIDLVYIATPWEFHYEQGKAALLAGKHVIVELPIATELDELWDLVNTSERTRKNLMLSENCSYGRNELAMLKMGHEGVFGELTNGHGGYLHDLRALLFSDTYYTDSWRRLWHTRSTASFYPMHGLAPIAAAMDINRGDRMTTLSATATAPKGLADYRERFMPKSHPSWNETYINGDLVTCQIRTANGRTIRAEHAVSAPRPYSRINSLVGSRGIFEDYAGTSTTDARVYFEPDHSGDTWRDFETYRKEFDHWLWKELGDEAENGGHGGMDYVLQWRTVQLMRAGLVPDIDVYDSASWCSAVPLSVKSLAAQGRPVEIPDFTRGSWVNLRMGLDSRTTEMPPVAP, encoded by the coding sequence ATGCCTGAAATCCCTGAAGTCTCACGCCGTTTGGTCCTGGGAGGAACACTGGCCACCGGAGCGCTCGCCGTCGGACTCGGATCGGCCGCATCGGCGTCGGCCGCTCCCGGTTCCGCCGCCGCCTCCCTGCTCACCGAGAGCGCCGTGCCCCGCCGTGCAGCGGGTCAGAAGTCCATGGTCAACGTCCCCTTCGAGCCCCACGAGACCGTGCGCGTCGGGGTGATCGGGCTCGGCAACCGGGGCTCCGGGATGACCACCGGCTGGTCCGTGATCCCCGGCTGCGTCGTCACCGCGGTCTGCGACATCCGCGCCGACCGCGCCCAGCGCACCGCCGACCGGCTCGTCACAGCCGGAAAGCCGCGCCCTCGGGAGTTCGGCGGCTCCGACGGCAGTTACGCCGAGATGCTCAAGCGCGACGACATCGATCTCGTCTACATCGCCACGCCCTGGGAGTTCCACTACGAGCAGGGCAAGGCCGCGCTCCTGGCCGGCAAGCACGTCATCGTCGAGCTCCCCATCGCGACCGAGCTCGACGAGCTCTGGGACCTCGTGAACACCTCGGAGCGCACCCGCAAGAACCTGATGCTGTCGGAGAATTGCAGCTACGGCCGCAACGAGCTGGCCATGCTCAAGATGGGTCACGAGGGTGTGTTCGGCGAGCTGACCAACGGTCACGGCGGCTACCTCCACGACCTGCGCGCGCTGCTCTTCTCCGACACCTATTACACCGACTCCTGGCGCCGGCTGTGGCACACCCGCTCCACCGCGTCCTTCTACCCCATGCACGGGCTGGCGCCCATCGCCGCCGCGATGGACATCAACCGCGGCGACCGGATGACGACGCTGTCGGCCACCGCGACGGCGCCGAAGGGGCTCGCCGACTACCGCGAGCGCTTCATGCCGAAGTCCCACCCGTCCTGGAACGAGACGTACATCAACGGCGACCTGGTCACCTGTCAGATCCGGACGGCGAACGGCCGGACGATCCGGGCCGAGCACGCCGTGAGCGCACCCCGTCCGTACAGCCGGATCAACTCGCTGGTCGGCAGCCGGGGCATCTTCGAGGACTACGCGGGCACGTCGACGACCGACGCGCGCGTCTACTTCGAGCCGGACCACAGCGGCGACACCTGGCGCGACTTCGAGACGTACCGCAAGGAGTTCGACCACTGGCTCTGGAAGGAGCTCGGTGACGAGGCCGAGAACGGCGGCCACGGCGGCATGGACTACGTCCTGCAGTGGCGCACGGTCCAGCTGATGCGGGCCGGGCTCGTCCCCGACATCGACGTGTACGACTCCGCCTCGTGGTGCTCGGCGGTTCCGCTGAGCGTCAAGTCCCTGGCCGCCCAGGGGCGTCCGGTGGAGATCCCGGACTTCACCCGTGGCTCCTGGGTCAACCTGCGCATGGGACTCGACTCGCGCACCACCGAGATGCCCCCCGTCGCCCCATGA
- a CDS encoding COG1470 family protein, producing MSLTASLDASSVSAAPGEETAVPLQVRNSGATVEEYRFEVVGACAAWSSVEPAVLSLYPGDTRTVSLMLRPPRDATVPAGETPFGIRVVPTGEQDRTVVPEGRVTVLPFTATTAELVPRSSHGSRRGRHQLAVDNRGNTPVTVRLGAQPGTELARVAFDVAELQVGPGQAEFGRLRVRPAKRMWRGTPVTHPFQVFAATQVAEGEEPVAPVLVDGSYQQEPLLPRWLPRALVTAAVLLIALAGIWYALLRPAVKSAAREAVTPEAVRSAAAADKSEAPNGGDTAGAGADGGAGDTAGADAGAGASTPTPSPSAEAEAGASAGAGTDDGAATPTSAQVRVRDSVGGGTNAATALQVPKGHTFQLTDIVVQNPQGDAGTVVISAGTNSSVLSLGLENFRDSDYHFVTPILVPAGGKVTMTIDCRKVGKPVGARTPARCSESLFLGGTMRADG from the coding sequence ATGAGTCTCACGGCAAGTCTCGACGCATCGTCCGTCAGCGCCGCACCGGGCGAGGAGACGGCTGTCCCCCTACAGGTCCGGAACTCCGGCGCCACGGTCGAGGAGTACCGCTTCGAGGTGGTCGGTGCGTGCGCTGCCTGGTCGTCGGTGGAGCCTGCCGTGCTGTCGCTGTATCCGGGCGACACCCGGACCGTCTCGCTCATGCTGCGCCCGCCCCGGGATGCGACCGTGCCTGCCGGAGAGACACCGTTCGGGATCCGGGTGGTGCCCACCGGTGAACAGGACCGGACGGTGGTGCCGGAAGGCCGGGTGACAGTGCTGCCGTTCACGGCCACGACGGCGGAACTGGTGCCGCGCAGCTCGCACGGCTCTCGCCGCGGACGGCACCAGCTCGCTGTGGACAACCGGGGCAACACGCCGGTCACCGTCCGGTTGGGCGCGCAGCCGGGCACCGAGCTCGCCCGCGTCGCGTTCGACGTGGCCGAACTCCAGGTGGGGCCCGGCCAGGCGGAGTTCGGCAGACTGCGGGTAAGGCCCGCGAAGCGGATGTGGCGCGGCACGCCGGTGACGCATCCCTTCCAGGTCTTCGCCGCCACCCAGGTGGCCGAGGGCGAGGAACCCGTGGCGCCGGTGCTCGTCGACGGCTCCTACCAGCAGGAACCGCTGCTGCCGCGCTGGCTGCCCCGGGCACTCGTCACGGCCGCCGTCCTGCTGATCGCCCTGGCCGGCATCTGGTACGCGCTGCTGCGTCCGGCCGTGAAGTCCGCGGCGCGGGAAGCGGTCACACCCGAGGCGGTACGTTCCGCAGCCGCGGCCGACAAGAGCGAGGCACCGAACGGAGGCGATACGGCGGGGGCGGGCGCCGACGGCGGGGCCGGTGACACCGCAGGGGCGGATGCGGGCGCCGGCGCCTCGACGCCCACGCCGAGCCCGTCCGCGGAGGCGGAGGCGGGGGCCAGTGCGGGGGCGGGGACGGACGACGGGGCGGCCACTCCGACGAGTGCGCAGGTCCGGGTCAGGGACTCGGTGGGCGGCGGGACGAACGCCGCGACCGCCCTCCAGGTGCCGAAGGGCCACACCTTCCAGCTGACCGACATCGTCGTGCAGAACCCGCAGGGTGACGCAGGGACAGTCGTCATCTCGGCCGGCACGAACTCGAGTGTGCTGAGTCTCGGGCTGGAGAACTTCCGTGACTCCGACTACCACTTCGTGACGCCGATCCTCGTCCCGGCGGGTGGGAAGGTCACCATGACGATCGACTGCCGGAAGGTGGGCAAGCCGGTGGGCGCCCGGACGCCTGCGCGGTGCTCGGAGTCGCTGTTCCTGGGCGGCACGATGCGGGCCGACGGCTGA
- a CDS encoding zinc-binding dehydrogenase — protein sequence MKAISIHTFGSPDGLAVIDLPEPAPAAGQVLIATEAVGVGGVDTLIRSGALAAYGFTEGHIPGSEVAGTVTAVGEGVDASWIGGRVWAFTGTGGGYVEQALAPVEEIVSLPANLSAVDAVTLGSSGVVAHFGLRHAHFAPGETVLVRGAAGSIGIMTVQLAARGGAAAVAVTTSSAERGEQLRRLGATHVLDRSGEGGQQAPAGYDVIIDVVAGEGMPSFFDRLNPNGRMVAVGAVAGQPPADFGTKIMAAFQKSMSFAAFSAATVTAAERRAVRSEQFAAASRGEIATVVHEVLPLDAAVLAHQKMDAGEVFGRIVLTP from the coding sequence GTGAAGGCGATCTCGATCCACACGTTCGGAAGTCCTGACGGCCTGGCTGTCATCGACCTGCCGGAACCCGCACCGGCTGCCGGGCAGGTACTGATAGCCACCGAGGCGGTGGGGGTCGGCGGTGTCGACACCCTGATCAGAAGCGGGGCTCTGGCCGCGTACGGCTTCACGGAGGGCCACATCCCGGGCAGCGAGGTCGCGGGCACGGTGACCGCGGTCGGCGAAGGCGTCGACGCGTCGTGGATCGGTGGGCGGGTGTGGGCCTTCACCGGCACCGGCGGAGGCTACGTCGAACAGGCCCTCGCTCCGGTCGAGGAGATCGTTTCCCTGCCTGCGAACCTGTCCGCGGTCGATGCGGTGACACTCGGCAGCTCCGGAGTGGTGGCCCACTTCGGGCTCCGCCACGCCCACTTCGCACCCGGGGAGACGGTTCTGGTCCGTGGCGCGGCCGGCAGCATCGGGATCATGACGGTACAACTCGCCGCTCGGGGCGGCGCCGCCGCCGTGGCGGTCACCACTTCCTCGGCCGAGCGCGGCGAGCAGTTGCGACGTCTCGGCGCGACCCACGTGCTGGACCGCTCCGGCGAAGGAGGGCAACAAGCACCCGCGGGCTATGACGTCATCATCGACGTGGTGGCCGGCGAGGGCATGCCGTCGTTCTTCGACCGGCTCAACCCGAACGGCCGCATGGTGGCCGTGGGTGCTGTCGCGGGCCAGCCTCCGGCGGACTTCGGCACGAAGATCATGGCGGCGTTCCAGAAGTCGATGTCCTTCGCCGCTTTCAGCGCGGCCACGGTCACCGCAGCCGAACGGCGTGCCGTGCGGAGCGAGCAGTTCGCCGCAGCGAGCCGCGGCGAGATCGCCACGGTGGTCCACGAGGTGCTGCCACTGGACGCAGCCGTGCTGGCGCACCAGAAGATGGACGCGGGCGAGGTCTTCGGCAGGATCGTGCTGACACCGTAG
- a CDS encoding ATP-binding protein has translation MTSPGRPAEDLNLRHLLARAVGVEQRIRHAVEARRRTDPDPEDAFRGLYLTDENIARLLDEDGARGFPEPMSGEGGPVEVPGSRLTALKAGFGLTALDVEILLIALVPDLDDRFEAFYGYLNDDVTRRRPSIGLALGLCGLSPADAQARGRLAARAPLRHAGLLLAEDLDRPFLSRALRVPDRVTAHLLGDDTRDPRLADLLAPWHAVEGVGDPAPLARVLADGLPLAYLSEDQGGAGTALAASALTLAGRGVLGLDLARLAQDPAPADAVRSLVREARLTDAGLVCAPLDALSRAHPHLLRLLTATPVPTVIVGRVPWDASWSTVPPLLLHAPRVEPSARGALWTDAYRRTTSAPLPETVDPDHLLAPFLLTPEQVTGAARSAAQTAQLDGGTLTPGHVRQGARAQNAAGLDRLARRIEPTVTWHDLILPPDAHAQLRELTARARHRDRVLGEWGMRPGGGRGRGVSALFAGDSGTGKTMSAEVIAADLGLDLYTVDLATVIDKYVGETEKNLERIFTEAAGVNGVLLFDEADAIFGKRSDVKDAHDRYANVESAYLLQRMESFDGLAVLATNLRANLDDAFTRRLDLVIDFPVPDPEQRLLLWERCLGPLLPRGTDLDLTFCAENFELAGGNIRSIAVTAAYLAADTGGAVTMTTLIHAIQREYQKLGRLTLASEFGPYLGLVQG, from the coding sequence ATGACATCCCCGGGCCGCCCCGCCGAGGACCTGAACCTGCGCCACCTCCTCGCCCGCGCGGTGGGCGTGGAGCAGCGCATCCGCCACGCGGTCGAGGCCCGGCGGCGCACGGATCCCGACCCGGAGGACGCGTTCCGGGGGCTCTACCTCACGGACGAGAACATCGCCCGGCTGCTGGATGAGGACGGGGCACGCGGCTTCCCGGAACCGATGTCGGGGGAGGGCGGCCCGGTGGAGGTTCCCGGCTCCCGTCTCACCGCTCTGAAAGCCGGCTTCGGGCTCACCGCGCTCGACGTCGAGATCCTGCTCATCGCCCTCGTACCGGATCTCGACGACCGCTTCGAGGCGTTCTACGGCTATCTCAACGACGACGTGACCCGCCGCCGCCCGTCCATCGGCCTGGCGCTCGGCCTGTGCGGCCTGTCACCGGCCGATGCGCAGGCGCGGGGCCGGCTGGCCGCCCGCGCGCCACTCCGCCATGCCGGGCTGCTCCTGGCCGAGGACCTGGACCGCCCGTTCCTGAGCCGGGCGCTGCGCGTCCCGGACCGGGTCACCGCCCACCTGCTGGGCGACGACACCCGGGATCCGCGTCTCGCCGATCTCCTGGCGCCCTGGCACGCGGTGGAGGGCGTCGGAGACCCCGCTCCGCTGGCCCGGGTCCTCGCCGACGGGCTCCCCCTGGCCTACCTGAGCGAGGACCAGGGCGGTGCCGGCACCGCCCTGGCCGCGTCGGCGCTCACCCTCGCGGGCCGTGGCGTCCTGGGCCTGGACCTGGCCCGCCTGGCGCAGGACCCCGCGCCGGCCGACGCGGTACGTTCCCTGGTCCGCGAGGCCCGGCTGACCGACGCGGGCCTGGTCTGCGCCCCGCTGGACGCGTTGTCCCGCGCACACCCGCACCTGCTCAGGCTCCTCACGGCGACGCCCGTACCCACGGTCATCGTGGGCAGGGTGCCGTGGGACGCCTCGTGGTCGACGGTCCCGCCCCTGCTCCTGCACGCCCCCAGGGTGGAGCCGTCGGCACGCGGCGCCCTCTGGACCGATGCCTACCGGCGTACGACTTCGGCCCCCCTCCCCGAGACCGTCGACCCGGACCACCTCCTCGCCCCCTTCCTCCTCACCCCGGAACAGGTCACCGGTGCGGCCCGCAGCGCGGCCCAGACGGCTCAGCTCGACGGAGGGACGCTCACCCCCGGCCACGTACGCCAGGGAGCCCGCGCCCAGAACGCGGCCGGCCTCGACCGCCTGGCCCGCCGCATCGAACCCACGGTGACCTGGCACGACCTGATCCTCCCGCCCGACGCCCACGCCCAACTCCGCGAACTCACCGCCCGCGCCCGCCACCGCGACCGGGTCCTGGGGGAGTGGGGCATGCGCCCGGGAGGCGGCAGGGGCCGAGGCGTATCGGCCCTCTTCGCAGGCGACTCCGGCACGGGCAAGACCATGTCGGCGGAAGTGATCGCGGCCGACCTCGGCCTCGACCTCTACACCGTCGACCTGGCCACGGTCATCGACAAGTACGTCGGCGAGACCGAGAAGAACCTGGAACGCATCTTCACCGAGGCGGCGGGGGTGAACGGCGTCCTGCTCTTCGACGAGGCGGACGCGATCTTCGGCAAGCGCTCGGACGTCAAGGACGCGCACGACCGCTACGCGAACGTCGAGAGCGCGTACCTCCTCCAACGCATGGAGTCCTTCGACGGCCTGGCCGTCCTCGCCACCAACCTCCGCGCCAACCTCGACGACGCCTTCACCCGCCGCCTGGACCTCGTCATCGACTTCCCGGTGCCGGACCCGGAACAACGCCTGCTGCTCTGGGAACGCTGCCTGGGCCCGCTGCTCCCGCGCGGCACGGACCTCGATCTCACGTTCTGCGCCGAGAACTTCGAGCTGGCGGGCGGCAACATCCGATCGATCGCGGTGACGGCGGCGTACCTGGCGGCGGACACGGGGGGAGCGGTGACGATGACGACGCTGATCCACGCGATCCAGCGGGAGTACCAGAAGCTGGGACGGCTGACGCTGGCCTCGGAGTTCGGGCCGTATCTGGGGCTGGTTCAGGGGTGA
- a CDS encoding response regulator transcription factor: MERTTVALRAQDPISQAGVASQLRTRPEVNVVEWGEDEFAPEVVVMVVDTVDEDVLTMLRHVQRTSDSRTVLVTTEIDEQKLVSAAECGVVGVIRRAQSTPEHLVHVIETVARGEGHLPSDLLGRLLAEVGRLQGQVLGPRGLHFTGLAAREVDVLRLVAEGYDTADIATKLAYSERTIKNVLHSVMTRLQLRNRSHAVAYALRQGLI, from the coding sequence ATGGAACGCACCACGGTCGCGTTACGGGCCCAGGATCCGATCTCGCAGGCCGGAGTGGCCAGCCAGCTGAGGACCCGTCCCGAGGTCAACGTAGTGGAATGGGGCGAGGACGAATTTGCCCCCGAAGTCGTTGTCATGGTCGTGGACACGGTGGACGAGGACGTGCTCACGATGCTGCGTCACGTTCAGCGCACCAGCGACTCGCGCACGGTGCTGGTCACCACGGAGATCGACGAACAGAAGCTGGTGAGTGCGGCGGAGTGCGGGGTCGTCGGGGTGATCAGGCGGGCGCAGTCGACGCCCGAACACCTGGTGCACGTCATCGAGACGGTGGCGCGGGGCGAGGGCCACCTGCCCTCCGACCTGCTGGGCAGGCTCCTCGCCGAGGTGGGGCGGCTCCAGGGCCAGGTGCTCGGGCCGCGCGGACTGCACTTCACCGGACTCGCGGCACGCGAGGTGGACGTGCTGCGGCTGGTGGCCGAGGGGTACGACACCGCGGACATCGCCACGAAACTCGCCTACTCCGAACGCACGATCAAGAACGTGCTGCATTCGGTGATGACCCGACTCCAGTTGCGGAACCGGTCGCACGCGGTGGCGTACGCCCTGCGGCAGGGACTGATCTGA
- a CDS encoding HYR domain-containing protein, whose protein sequence is MRATEQARRAGHAGVRRSVALVLMLVAAGLAPASAGSGVATAVPVPPEPWVTPASLHEALDPGGSTGVDKAVRTPAIPPMPEVVLLVDGTNSMPVPIQQVQKNFPAIAERILAEEPDTRFAVTTFGDQEVDPGAGFEVLQELTDDVAKAQTGVNRLEARMGGGSRGPSEDWINGLWQIANGAGGKTVFREGANPVIVLIGDASSHAPSNGHTIDDTIFSLQDKGIRVIGIDLDSPIGDGLNGNGDAGDPNYVEDPPTTPGQATRIIEATQGRLLEGIQPDAVAQAIMDGFDNLPTSVGHRLDNCDPHLTVALDPPTRQLTSGETAHFAETVDVSADAPQGTTLTCTVQFLLGTQAPGTDTIGPAAAADPDFQQQISIDVNDIAAPVVTVDDRIAWPENDDGARISYRVTATDAQDGKLPAACTPASGSFFPVGTTTVTCSATDAAGNTGTDTARFVVLQPPPQPEPPSPPGPVPPSSEIAVKADVSPDRTYVTRPARARFTVINAGPDTARGVVIGATWPAPPDGKDRSLQTLTRCTAAKPCTIPAGGRIEVSQTATYRTAISGDVRATVRGTVPDRSTANNRDTDRLRVLKPSLSVTPQVARPGQPVLARGKDYPPGERVNLTWNLGITADRSGVRVGRDGTFEVQMLVLRKDTLGPRVLRAGIRNLPRLQEPVLVVQRNLQPPDFKGRT, encoded by the coding sequence GTGCGGGCGACCGAGCAGGCGAGACGGGCCGGACACGCCGGTGTGCGGCGTTCCGTGGCGCTCGTGCTGATGTTGGTGGCCGCCGGTCTCGCGCCCGCCTCGGCCGGTTCGGGCGTGGCCACGGCCGTACCGGTACCGCCCGAACCGTGGGTCACGCCGGCCAGTCTGCACGAGGCACTCGACCCGGGCGGGTCGACGGGGGTGGACAAGGCGGTGCGTACACCGGCCATTCCGCCGATGCCGGAAGTCGTACTGCTGGTGGACGGCACGAACAGCATGCCCGTGCCCATTCAGCAGGTTCAGAAGAACTTTCCCGCCATCGCCGAGAGGATCCTGGCCGAGGAGCCCGACACGCGCTTCGCCGTCACCACCTTCGGTGACCAGGAAGTCGACCCGGGCGCAGGATTCGAGGTTCTGCAGGAACTGACGGATGACGTCGCCAAGGCCCAGACAGGAGTCAACCGCCTGGAGGCGCGCATGGGGGGCGGCAGCCGCGGCCCCTCCGAGGACTGGATCAACGGACTGTGGCAGATAGCCAACGGGGCAGGTGGCAAGACGGTCTTCCGTGAAGGGGCCAACCCGGTCATCGTGCTGATCGGCGACGCCTCCAGCCACGCACCCAGCAACGGCCACACCATCGACGACACGATCTTCTCCCTGCAGGACAAGGGCATCCGGGTCATCGGCATCGACCTGGACAGTCCGATCGGCGACGGCCTGAACGGCAACGGGGACGCGGGCGACCCGAATTACGTCGAGGACCCGCCGACCACACCGGGGCAGGCGACCCGCATCATCGAGGCGACCCAGGGGCGTCTGCTGGAGGGAATCCAGCCGGACGCGGTCGCCCAGGCCATCATGGACGGATTCGACAACCTGCCCACCTCCGTCGGCCACCGGCTCGACAACTGCGACCCCCACCTCACCGTCGCCCTCGACCCGCCCACCCGACAGCTGACCAGCGGCGAGACCGCTCACTTCGCGGAGACCGTCGACGTGTCGGCCGACGCTCCGCAGGGCACCACCCTCACCTGCACCGTGCAGTTCCTGCTCGGTACCCAGGCGCCGGGGACGGACACCATCGGGCCGGCCGCGGCGGCCGATCCCGACTTCCAGCAGCAGATCAGCATCGACGTGAACGACATCGCCGCGCCCGTCGTCACGGTGGACGACCGGATCGCCTGGCCCGAGAACGACGACGGAGCACGGATCAGCTACCGGGTGACGGCGACCGATGCCCAGGACGGCAAGCTGCCCGCGGCCTGCACCCCGGCGTCCGGATCCTTCTTCCCCGTCGGAACGACCACGGTCACCTGCTCGGCCACGGACGCGGCGGGCAACACCGGCACGGACACCGCACGGTTCGTGGTGCTGCAGCCCCCGCCGCAGCCCGAACCCCCGTCGCCACCGGGACCGGTGCCGCCCTCGTCGGAGATCGCCGTCAAGGCCGACGTCAGCCCGGACCGTACGTACGTCACGCGCCCGGCCCGCGCCCGCTTCACCGTCATCAACGCGGGCCCGGACACGGCAAGGGGAGTCGTCATCGGCGCGACCTGGCCGGCCCCTCCCGACGGCAAGGACCGGAGCCTGCAGACCCTCACCCGCTGCACGGCGGCCAAGCCCTGCACCATTCCCGCGGGCGGGCGGATCGAGGTGTCGCAGACGGCGACGTACCGGACGGCGATCAGCGGAGACGTACGCGCCACGGTGCGCGGTACCGTCCCGGACCGCAGCACGGCCAACAACCGGGACACGGACCGCCTGCGCGTGCTGAAGCCCTCCCTCAGCGTCACCCCGCAGGTCGCCAGACCGGGACAGCCCGTCCTGGCCCGCGGCAAGGACTATCCGCCCGGCGAGCGCGTGAACCTCACCTGGAACCTGGGCATCACGGCCGACCGGTCGGGGGTGAGGGTGGGCCGCGACGGCACGTTCGAGGTGCAGATGCTGGTGCTCCGCAAGGACACCCTGGGCCCGCGCGTCCTGCGCGCCGGCATCCGGAACCTTCCCCGGCTCCAGGAGCCGGTCCTCGTGGTCCAGCGCAACCTCCAGCCACCGGACTTCAAGGGCCGTACATGA
- a CDS encoding helix-turn-helix domain-containing protein, producing the protein MDFPRALRDRRTRLRLSQLDLALRAGTTQRHLSFIESGRSAPGRTMVVRLAESLELPLRERNELLLAAGYAPAYAESSLDGPELAPVRAAIDGILRGHLPCPAIVVDRTGDLIAANSAFGLITEGAAPELVGPGRNVYRLALHPDGVAPRIRNLAEWARHILAGLGHLGDLRDELSGYVPGLEPSAGQLGFAVPLHLCSPFGDLRLMTTVTTFATAVDVTLAELKLEAFLPADQETAEALAAAARLADQAPGNM; encoded by the coding sequence GTGGACTTCCCCCGCGCGTTACGCGACCGCCGCACCCGTCTCCGTCTCAGCCAGCTCGACCTGGCGCTGCGCGCGGGCACGACTCAGCGCCACCTCAGTTTCATCGAATCAGGCAGGTCCGCTCCCGGCCGGACCATGGTCGTGCGGCTGGCCGAGTCGCTGGAGCTGCCGCTGCGCGAACGCAACGAACTGCTGCTGGCGGCCGGGTACGCGCCCGCTTACGCGGAGAGTTCGCTCGACGGCCCGGAGCTGGCCCCTGTGCGGGCGGCGATCGATGGCATTCTGCGCGGCCATCTGCCCTGTCCCGCCATCGTCGTGGACCGGACGGGCGACCTGATCGCCGCGAACTCCGCCTTCGGTCTGATCACGGAGGGCGCGGCTCCTGAGCTGGTCGGCCCCGGCCGGAACGTCTACCGACTCGCCCTTCACCCCGACGGGGTGGCTCCCCGTATCCGTAACCTTGCGGAATGGGCGCGCCACATCCTGGCCGGCCTCGGTCACCTGGGGGACCTGCGCGACGAGCTCTCCGGGTATGTGCCCGGTCTGGAGCCGTCCGCCGGGCAGCTCGGATTCGCGGTTCCGCTCCACCTGTGTTCGCCGTTCGGCGACTTGCGCCTGATGACGACGGTGACGACCTTCGCCACCGCCGTCGACGTGACGCTCGCCGAGCTGAAACTGGAGGCGTTCCTGCCGGCCGATCAGGAGACGGCAGAAGCCCTCGCGGCGGCGGCCCGGTTGGCGGATCAGGCCCCCGGGAACATGTAG
- a CDS encoding DUF4255 domain-containing protein: MIHEVDDVLRSLIRAEVLEGGQIAVVFDAPTREWAAKVNAPMVNLYLYDIREDMRRRERGLHNEYDERGTVVARRRPPRYFKLSYLITAWTKRPEDEHRLLSSLLACLLAYEALPPERLTGTLAGIGAAVPMSIALPPPEDRSFADVWSALGGELKPSLDLVVSVPVTASPTYTAGPPVGEEGLRAHFGEVPPAPEPQRDAMPGRGGLPVYGSRPGRPAPETAPGPTASRRGLALRITENRRTQDGRTEDSTA, translated from the coding sequence GTGATCCATGAAGTGGACGACGTACTGCGTTCGCTGATCCGGGCGGAGGTGCTCGAAGGCGGCCAGATCGCGGTGGTCTTCGACGCACCGACCCGGGAATGGGCGGCCAAGGTGAACGCCCCGATGGTCAACCTCTACCTCTACGACATCCGAGAGGACATGCGGCGACGGGAGCGCGGACTCCACAACGAGTACGACGAGCGCGGGACCGTCGTCGCGCGACGCCGCCCGCCCCGCTACTTCAAACTGTCCTACCTGATCACGGCATGGACGAAGCGTCCCGAGGACGAACACCGACTGCTGTCCTCCCTGCTCGCCTGCCTGCTGGCGTACGAGGCCCTGCCCCCGGAACGCCTGACCGGGACCCTCGCCGGGATCGGGGCCGCCGTACCGATGTCGATCGCGCTCCCACCGCCGGAGGACCGTTCGTTCGCGGACGTGTGGAGCGCCCTGGGAGGTGAGTTGAAGCCCTCGCTGGACCTGGTGGTCAGCGTCCCCGTGACCGCGTCGCCGACGTACACGGCGGGCCCGCCGGTGGGGGAGGAAGGGCTCCGGGCACACTTCGGGGAGGTACCACCCGCCCCGGAACCGCAACGCGATGCGATGCCGGGCCGCGGCGGCCTTCCGGTGTACGGGAGCCGCCCGGGGCGTCCGGCACCCGAGACCGCACCCGGCCCCACGGCGTCGCGCCGGGGCCTCGCTCTCCGCATCACCGAGAACCGGCGCACCCAGGACGGCCGTACGGAGGACAGCACCGCATGA
- a CDS encoding eCIS core domain-containing protein, with the protein MNAQDHSQRYEQDHHGPTRESEHEHLHGEASAASDTHHVFRAAATGRADVLGTAGMGVLQRSVGNAALGPMIQRSRAGTPEQSDDEPRSPVHDVISSGGGAPLDTETRTDLEARMGADFSDVRIHNDSSAHESAKGVGAHAYTVGNNVVFQRDAYDPSSPQGRTTLAHELTHVIQQRSGPVEGTEAPGGIRVSDPSDRFEREAVTNADRVLSDPAPAAAPAVQRAATEDEDEQPADVQGSFVQRAQEKSAEEEEEAPPA; encoded by the coding sequence ATGAACGCACAGGACCACAGCCAGCGGTACGAACAGGACCACCACGGTCCGACGCGGGAGAGCGAGCACGAGCATCTTCACGGCGAGGCCTCCGCGGCCTCGGACACCCACCACGTCTTCCGGGCGGCGGCCACCGGCCGGGCGGACGTGCTCGGAACGGCCGGTATGGGCGTGCTCCAGCGGAGCGTCGGCAACGCCGCGCTCGGCCCCATGATCCAGCGCTCCAGGGCCGGAACACCGGAACAGTCCGACGACGAGCCGAGGTCGCCCGTCCACGACGTCATCTCCTCCGGCGGCGGCGCCCCCCTGGACACCGAGACCCGGACGGACCTCGAGGCCCGGATGGGAGCGGACTTCTCCGACGTGCGCATCCACAACGACTCCTCGGCCCACGAGTCGGCGAAGGGCGTCGGTGCGCACGCCTACACCGTGGGCAACAACGTGGTCTTCCAACGCGACGCGTACGACCCGTCCTCACCTCAGGGCCGGACGACGCTGGCCCACGAGCTGACCCATGTGATCCAGCAGCGCAGCGGCCCGGTGGAGGGCACGGAGGCCCCCGGAGGCATCCGGGTCAGCGACCCCTCGGACCGTTTCGAGCGGGAGGCCGTGACCAATGCGGACCGGGTCCTTTCGGATCCCGCTCCGGCCGCCGCTCCGGCCGTGCAGCGGGCGGCCACGGAGGACGAGGACGAGCAGCCGGCCGATGTGCAGGGCTCGTTCGTCCAGCGGGCGCAGGAGAAGAGCGCCGAGGAGGAGGAAGAGGCACCACCGGCCTGA